The following are encoded together in the Zingiber officinale cultivar Zhangliang chromosome 8A, Zo_v1.1, whole genome shotgun sequence genome:
- the LOC122010284 gene encoding uncharacterized protein LOC122010284 — MQQILQQQQSQQRTDSAIQNIERQIGQLASSLNQMQAQGSSQLPSQTTPNPKGNVSALTLRSGKRVAEFSIEETAVGKCPEIQQQGSSSEGIQTEQNVPTSGLTQSSTDPLNMEHSQGRNSCIPGISSKFSPDEQFPAAATPESSKFGNAGFQNSEPSIPLPFPQRKVQPRKNVEEEKAKEFQELVDLFSKVEVNVPLLTMIKQIPKYAKFLKDLCVHKKKLKGNELISMGKNVSALLQPVPQKCEDPGVFTVPCEIGSSLFKDAMLDLGASINVMPKSVFQTLGIGPLQPTGVIIQLADRSQTHPAGVIEDVLVKVRELIFPADFYILDMEGDYLASRSPLILGRPFLKTARTKIDVHAGTLSMEIGDTVVQFSIFDAMKHPREDHSILSLDISEELDSVDFFSEIDADFVEIGFGDVSVTAFEDVSNLGVYVKSCELFSMESEEVCVGDCLGEALSLGSPREEEVCVGDCLGKALPLGSPSIDQTQDELKPLPSHLKYAYLGENQQLPVIIAQNLEPEQESRLLEILRQHRKAIGGTLADIPGISPSICMHRIYLEEDVKPVRQP; from the coding sequence TCCAGCCTTAATCAAATGCAAGCTCAAGGATCAAGTCAACTGCCTTCACAAACAACTCCTAATCCTAAAGGGAATGTTAGTGCTTTAACTTTGAGAAGTGGGAAAAGAGTTGCAGAATTTTCAATTGAAGAAACTGCTGTTGGAAAGTGTCCAGAAATCCAGCAACAAGGTTCCAGTAGTGAAGGAATTCAGACAGAGCAGAATGTGCCAACTTCGGGTTTAACTCAAAGTTCCACTGATCCATTGAATATGGAGCATTCACAAGGAAGAAATAGTTGCATTCCGGGAATTTCCAGCAAGTTTTCTCCAGATGAGCAGTTTCCAGCAGCAGCAACTCCAGAAAGCAGCAAATTTGGAAATGCAGGATTTCAGAATTCAGAGCCGAGCATTCCATTGCCTTTCCCTCAACGCAAAGTACAACCAAGGAAGAATGTAGAGGAGGAGAAAGCAAAGGAGTTCCAAGAGCTTGTGGATTTATTTAGCAAGGTGGAAGTAAATGTTCCTTTACTCACAATGATCAAGCAAATTCCAAAATATGCAAAATTTTTGAAGGATCTTTGTGTGCATAAGAAGAAATTGAAGGGGAATGAGTTGATTAGCATGGGCAAAAATGTATCTGCACTTCTTCAACCAGTTCCTCAGAAATGTGAAGATCCTGGTGTGTTTACAGTCCCTTGTGAGATTGGAAGTAGTCTTTTTAAGGATGCCATGCTAGATTTAGGAGCTTCAATTAATGTGATGCCAAAATCAGTTTTTCAGACTTTAGGCATTGGACCATTACAACCTACAGGAGTAATCATTCAGTTAGCTGACCGCAGTCAGACTCATCCAGCTGGAGTTATTGAAGATGTATTGGTTAAGGTGAGAGAACTCATTTTTCCTGCAGATTTTTATATCCTTGATATGGAGGGAGACTATCTGGCCAGTAGATCTCCACTCATTCTAGGACGACCTTTCTTGAAAACTGCGAGGACAAAAATTGATGTTCATGCGGGCACACTGTCTATGGAGATAGGTGATACAGTGGTTCAATTCAGTATTTTTGACGCTATGAAACATCCTAGAGAGGATCATTCTATTCTTAGTTTGGATATCTCAGAGGAGCTGGATAGTGTGGATTTCTTTTCAGAGATTGATGCAGATTTTGTAGAGATTGGTTTCGGTGATGTTTCAGTTACAGCTTTTGAAGACGTTTCAAATTTGGGGGTGTATGTTAAGTCATGTGAATTATTTTCGATGGAGTCAGAAGAAGtatgcgtaggggattgcttaggagaagcttTATCCTTAGGATCGCCCAGAGAAGAAGAAGtatgcgtaggggattgcttaggaaAAGCATTACCCCTAGGATCGCCTTCTATTGATCAGACACAGGATGAGTTGAAGCCGTTGCCTTCACATTTAAAGTATGCTTACTTAGGAGAAAACCAGCAATTGCCTGTCATCATAGCCCAGAATTTAGAGCCAGAACAAGAAAGCAGATTATTGGAGATTCTGAGACAGCACAGGAAGGCCATTGGAGGGACTTTAGCAGATATTCCTGGTATTAGTCCTTCTATTTGTATGCACAGGATTTATTTGGAGGAGGATGTGAAACCAGTGAGACAACCCTAG